The window CGATGCCTACATGTTCTTCCGTACCCTGCCGGGTACGCGGCTCACCTATCGCGCGATCTTCGGCTTCGGCCTGGGCGACAGCCTGTGGGATTTCGTGCTGCTCGCCTTCTGCGGCCTCGTCGGCGCGCTGCTCGCGCTGCTTCCGCCGCTCGCCTCTGCCCAGATCGCCAACATCGCCGTCCACACCGCCGACGTGCCGTTCCTCGTCGACCTCCTGTTCGTGCTGGCGATGGCGCTCGTCGCGGAAACAACCTTCTTCGTCGTCGGCCGCCTCGCGGAGCTGCGGGCGAACGGCCGGGCGGGCCTCGCGCTCCACGCCGCGATGGTCGACCGGTTGCTGCGCCTCACGCCCGCGAGCCTGCGCTCCTCGACCACGCTCATCCTGGCGACCGAAATGGAGACGGTGGAGAAGTTCCGCCGCGCGCTGCTCGGCTTTGCCACCAACGGCGCCGTCGCGCTGCTCAACGGCCTTGCCGCGGCGGCGGTCGTCGCGTTCGTGTCGCCGCTTGCCGGCCTTGTCTCCATCGGCCTCGTGCTCGTCCTGCTCGCGATCACCGCCTTCCTCGGGTGGGCGCAGTTCAAGGCGATCTATGAGGGCGAGCGGATGGACGTGATCGTGCTCGCCTTCGTCTACGATCTCGTCCGCCTCGTGCCGGTGGTGCGCGGCATGCGCATGGAGAAGCGCGTCTTCACCCAGTGGGGCGAGAACTTCCTCGCCTTCCAGTCGCGCCTGATGCGCTCGGCCCGCATTTCGAACCGGCTCCCCGTCATCGAGCCCGCGTGGGATGCCATCGTGCTGGCGCTGTCGTTCGCCGCGATTGCCTATGTCGGTTCGACCGCCAGCATCGGCGCGGGGCAGGCCATCGTCTTCGTGATGGCGCTCGGCCGGCTCACCCAGTCCGGCAAGGAGCTGTCGCACCACCTGATCGGGGCCTCAAAGCTGATGCCGATGGCGAAGCTCGCGCGGCCGCTGATCGAGTTTGAACTGGAGCCGCTCGCCTCCGGCGCGCCCGCCGTCGCGCTGTCGAGCCGGCTCGACGTCTCCGACGTCAGCTTCTTCCACGGCACGCGCCGCATCCTACAGGGCGTCGACCTCACCGTGCGCGAGGGCGAGTTCGTCGGGCTCGTCGGCCCTTCGGGCAGCGGCAAGTCCACGCTTCTGTCGCTGCTGGCCGGGCTCGAGAAGCCCGACAGCGGCCGTATCCTTCTTGGCGGGCACGATCTTTCCGGCCTCGACCGCCGCCAGATTTCGCGGCGGATCGGGCTCGTCATGCAGGGCGCGCGGCTGCTGCCGGCCTCGATCTACGAGAACATCCGCGGCGTCGGCGACATCACCATCGACGAGGCCTGGGCCTTCGCCGAGCAGGCGGCGATCGCCGACGAGCTGAGCGCCCTGCCGATGGGCCTCCTCACCATCGTCGGTGAGGGTGGAGCGGGCCTCGCGGAGGGGCAGATCCAGCGTCTTCTCATCGCCCGCGCCCTGGCGCGCCGGCCGTCGGTGCTGCTGCTCGACGAATCCATGAGCGCCCTCGACGGTGTCTCGAAGGACAGGATTCTCGCATCGCTGGCAAAGCTCGACCTGACCCGCATCCTCGTGACCCACCATCCCTCCGCCCTGAAGCGCGTGGATCGGCTGGTGATGATGCACGAGGGCAGCGTGGTGGAGATCGCCCATCCCGACGCCTTCGCCGGCGAGGAGGGGGAGGAGACGCGATGACGGCAGTCGGCGGGACCGCAACAAGCGATCACATCCACGGGGCGGAGACACCATGAGCACGAACCTGTTCCGCTCCGAGGCGCAGGCGCAGCTGCAACGGCCCGAACAGCTCGCGACCGCGCTGCGTCTGGTCAAGCCGGGCTACGCCGCCGTGGTGCTGATGCTGTGCGCCATCGTGGTGGCGGCGGTGGTCGGGGCGATCTTCATCCGCGTGCCGATCACCGTCTCCGGCACGGGCGTGATCCTGAGCTCCAAGGGCGTGCTGGAATTTACCGTCGCCTCCGACCACGACGGCCGCATCACCGATGTCCTCGTCGATATCGGCCAGCGCGTCAGCCCTGGGCAGGAGATCGCCCGCATCGTCGAGCCGGTGCTGGAAACCGACCTCAAGCTCGCCGAAAGCGAACTCGATCTCATCAATCACGAGGAACAGAAGGTCCGCGCGCTGCAGGACCAGACGGCGCGGCTGTTCACCGACCTCCAGGCCCGGCAGGAGGCCAATGCCCGCGAGACCATCGCGCTGCTCGACAAGCGCCGCGCGCTGCTGGAACAGCTCGCCGAGGGCCAGGAAACCCTGCGCCGGAGCGGCAACACGACGTTTGACCGCTATCTCCAGGTCCAGGCGGAACTCGCCGAGGTTCTGGAGCGCACCTCCGGCAAGCGGGGCGACATCCTCGCCATGCTGCTGGCGGAAGGCGAGCGCAAGGCGCAGTACGAGCGCGAACTTCAGGCGCTCGATGCCCGCAAGGCCCAGGCCCAGCGCCAGGTCGACCGGCTGAAGGACCGCATTCGCAACGAAACCGTGGTGCGCAGCACCCAGTACGGCATCGTCTCGGAACTGAAGGTGTTCCCCGGCGATCTCGTGCGGTTCGACACGCCGCTCGTCAGCCTGCTGCCAGTGGACGAGAGCTTCTCGACCCTGCGCCCGGGCGCAACCCATCTGGTCGCGGCGGTGCTCGTCCCGGCCAAGGACGGCAAGAAGGTCCGCGTCGGGATGCAGGCCCTGATCGATCCGACCTCGGTGCGCCGCGATGTGTTCGGTGCGATTGAGGGCACCGTCGTGCGGGTCCCCGACGTCGCCGCTAGCCCGGAACAGCTTCGTCACATGCTGCGCAACGACGATCTCGTCCGCAAGCTCACCGCCAGCGGACCGCCGTTCCTGGTGACGGTGGAGATGGAGCGGGACCCGCGCACGGTGAGCGGCCTGAAATGGACGACCTCAGCCGGCCCGGACACCCAGATCACCGCCGGCACGCTTCTCGACGCCAAGGTGCTGACGGAGCGCGTCTCGCTGCTCGGTCTCCTCGTCCCCGCCGTCAAGGAAATGCTGCGCGGCCCGTCGCTGGGCGAGGCAGAGAAGGCCTCGTACTGACGTCCGGGCGACGCGCGGCGGTGGCCCCCCGCCGGTCCGTGCGGAATCGCAGCCGCCGGCTTGCCGGGTGCGACGGATATGGGGCTCGTCTCGATCGCGCGGCCCGAGGCGTCGCAGAACGCCCCTCTCCCAAGACGCCTCTCTCCAGGTCGCACGGAAAAACCCGCCCCCACGAAGGGAGGCGGGTTCCGTAGCGCAGTCAGAAATGGCGCGCCGAGAGGCGCCCGCGATCAGAAGCGGATGGCCATGCGAAGGCTGACTTCCTGGCCGAGATAGTCGTCGGCGATCTGCGCCTTGTACTCCCCGCGCAGTTCGTACTTGTCGTTGGCCATGAACTGCACGCCCGCGCCGATGTCGAACAGCGTGTCCGGTACATCCGTGGTCGAGGTGAAGTTCAGGCCGGAATCGCCGCCGTCCGAGAACGTCACGTTCTGGCTGAGGCCGTTGCCGCCGATGAACGTCGCGCCCACCGATGCGTAGGGGCGCAGCCAGCCATAGCCCTCGATGTTGACGCGGGCGCCGACTTCGAGCGTCGGCTCGAACGCCACCGTCCACTCCCGCATGTCGCCCGCCCGCAGCACCGCACCGTCGCCGGCAAGCGTGTAGCCGGGCATATAGGTGTGGATCACGTCGAGATCGGCATAGGGCCGGACATACCAGTTGGCGAACGCGAACTCGTAGGCCGCGCGCAGCCTGAGGCTCGCCGTCCAGACGTCCGAGGTGTTCAACGCCTGCCACCCGTCGCCGCCGATGAAGAAGGTGCTGCTGGACTCGTAGCTGCCATAGCCCGCGCTGAGCGCGCCGGCGAGGAGCCACGGCCCCATCTGGTGCTTCAGCGCGACCGAAACGTCACCGCCGCTGCCGTCGATGGAGGTCAGGCCGTCGCTGGTCTTCACCCAGTCGGTGTTGTAGGCGGCGGTCGCGCCGAGGAACCAGTCGGGCGAGAATTCCCACTGGCCGCCGACGCGGTAGCTCATCGCGGTCGCGGTGAAGCCATCGGCATCGCCACCATCGAACTGCGCCACGCGCGATCCGGTGACGCGCGACCACACGCACTGGCTCTCGCCGACCATCGTCGTCGTTCCCTCGAACACCGGGCAGCTCATCGAGAACCGGGTGGCGTCGCGGGCGCCGAGCGTCTGGCTGGAGGCGGACTGACCGACATTCTCCGTCCGGCTCATGCTCTCGATCTTCATGCGGTATTGCTCAGCCGAGACGACGTTGGCGAGTTCCGCGAAGGTATCCGCCTTGCCGACGTCGCTCGTGTTCCATGCCGTCTGCAGGCTGTTGAGCAGCGAGCGCTCCGTATCGCTCGGGTTGCTGCCGCTGGCCTTCGCCAGGAACGTGGCGTAGGGCGAGATGGTGACCGTGTTCCCGGACTGGGCCGCGGTCCACGAGATCGGGCTCGCCGGGCTCGCACCGGCGCTCGGTGCCTTGTTATTGGCGATCGACGAGGCCGAGATCACTGTGAACGTGCCGGGCAGCAATCCGTCCACCGCGTGCGGCTGGATCGCCACGCCGTCGAGCGTCATGGCGGCAGTCTTCAGGACGTCGGCATTCTGGACACCGGGTGCCGCGACGCTGTTGACGTCGACCATGAGCACGCCGCCGAGCCAGGTATCGACGGTCTTGACCGTCGCCGTGGCAATGGTGCCGACCCCACCGACATTGAACGTGCCGGCATTGTAGAACCAGCCAGAGCCGTTGCTGACATTGATCGTCCCGGTGCCGGCGCTGATATAGGTGCCGCCGACCTCGTTGCGGAACTCGTTCCACTCCGTCGTGCCGCCGGTAGCAAGATTGATGTCGCCGGTGATCGTGCCGAAGTTCGAGACGCTTTCGGAGCCAAACGACGACAGGATCGCCTTGTTCGAGACGGCACTGATGCTGGAGCCGGCGCCGATCACGATCTTGTTGCTCTCGCTGGGAGCCGTCTTGATCGAACCACCGTCGATCCGTATGGCCGCGCCGTTGCCGGAGCCGCCGACGATGGTTCCGCTGTAGTCGATGCTGATTCTGCCGCCGCCGTTCATGACGGTGGCTCCTCGGGTCGTGGTAACGATGGCCTGCCCGTCGACACCCTGGACACCGCTCTGCGCGAAGATGCCGTAGGAATTCGAACCCTTCGCCTGGATCGTGCCTGCGAGATTGATCTCGATCGGCTTGCCGGAACCTGAGACGCCCTGTCGGGCAGCGATCGTGTTCGCGGACGGAATATCCGCCCCGAACACCATGCCGCCGCCGCCGCCAAGGCTCTGGGCGAAGACGCCGTGCGCCTTTGCACCGGTTGTGGTGATCGTCACCTTGTTTCGGGTTCCGTTGTCTTGCTTCGAGGAGATCGTGATCTTCCCGCCGGAACCCGCGCTGTTGATTGAAGCGGACAGCATCGCGCCGAAGGATGCCTGCGTGGGACTGAACGCGCCCACATAGCCGCCGCCGCCGCCGATCGATTGGGCCAGCACGCCGATGGCCCCATCGCCCTTGGTCGATATGGAACTCGCGTTGCCGAAATTGACCGTGACGGCATCGCCGTCGCCCCTGCTTCCGACGCCGCCGAGGATGCCCCCGAGGTTCGTCTTCAGACTGACACCTGCGCCACCACCGGCGGAGATCATGCCGCCGCCGCCGCCGATCGATTGGGCGATGATACCGATGGCCCCCATGGAACCGGAGCCTGCGCCTTCGCTCGGGTCGGTACCGGTGGAGATCGAACTGTTGAGGTTCACCGTCACGATGCCACCGGCGCTCGGGGCACTCGACTTGCCGCCAAGCTCCACGGTCTGCTGCAGAGGCGTGTTCTGGGTGTTGGCGATGATTTTCGTCGCATTGGCAAATTCCTCATCGATATCCAGACCGT of the Pseudoxanthobacter soli DSM 19599 genome contains:
- a CDS encoding NHLP bacteriocin system secretion protein encodes the protein MSTNLFRSEAQAQLQRPEQLATALRLVKPGYAAVVLMLCAIVVAAVVGAIFIRVPITVSGTGVILSSKGVLEFTVASDHDGRITDVLVDIGQRVSPGQEIARIVEPVLETDLKLAESELDLINHEEQKVRALQDQTARLFTDLQARQEANARETIALLDKRRALLEQLAEGQETLRRSGNTTFDRYLQVQAELAEVLERTSGKRGDILAMLLAEGERKAQYERELQALDARKAQAQRQVDRLKDRIRNETVVRSTQYGIVSELKVFPGDLVRFDTPLVSLLPVDESFSTLRPGATHLVAAVLVPAKDGKKVRVGMQALIDPTSVRRDVFGAIEGTVVRVPDVAASPEQLRHMLRNDDLVRKLTASGPPFLVTVEMERDPRTVSGLKWTTSAGPDTQITAGTLLDAKVLTERVSLLGLLVPAVKEMLRGPSLGEAEKASY
- a CDS encoding ATP-binding cassette domain-containing protein, which translates into the protein MTGVPEFIPLPGGVLAPIALPVPYTLAGSSADLYLALAETEAKRFVATIPEGALLPEAVPGVELFLKPRLAAALELGGNSDGAQVWIAALARAVAPGGIAVPEPEDEGSFEDISRQLLAAVAARLAAEERSAEAERAAQAERMEGAFAETLKGFRRVLDGTFHRPPAGSRTPLTAAAAKLAEALHVKAAPVREEPGEGREDFLERFAAGHGLRLRRVGLGTGTLPEGEAAVLVFDADGRPWVLRGRRWGGFVVEHPTGAEPPRRLGRNGWAAFQNDAYMFFRTLPGTRLTYRAIFGFGLGDSLWDFVLLAFCGLVGALLALLPPLASAQIANIAVHTADVPFLVDLLFVLAMALVAETTFFVVGRLAELRANGRAGLALHAAMVDRLLRLTPASLRSSTTLILATEMETVEKFRRALLGFATNGAVALLNGLAAAAVVAFVSPLAGLVSIGLVLVLLAITAFLGWAQFKAIYEGERMDVIVLAFVYDLVRLVPVVRGMRMEKRVFTQWGENFLAFQSRLMRSARISNRLPVIEPAWDAIVLALSFAAIAYVGSTASIGAGQAIVFVMALGRLTQSGKELSHHLIGASKLMPMAKLARPLIEFELEPLASGAPAVALSSRLDVSDVSFFHGTRRILQGVDLTVREGEFVGLVGPSGSGKSTLLSLLAGLEKPDSGRILLGGHDLSGLDRRQISRRIGLVMQGARLLPASIYENIRGVGDITIDEAWAFAEQAAIADELSALPMGLLTIVGEGGAGLAEGQIQRLLIARALARRPSVLLLDESMSALDGVSKDRILASLAKLDLTRILVTHHPSALKRVDRLVMMHEGSVVEIAHPDAFAGEEGEETR